A DNA window from Thalassospiraceae bacterium LMO-JJ14 contains the following coding sequences:
- a CDS encoding SDR family oxidoreductase: MDFQLKDKTVLVTGGSRGIGRAVALTLAAQGAHVAICGRTRESLDAACAEIEALGVRAWGFQADVSINEEVEKLVADAAAAMGGIDILVNNAVTSVSAPFDQLTDKEFRYHIDVKLMAYIRIARLALDHMIPRGGGRIVNIGGMTARIVAPHRMTNGVTNAGVANFTKQFSSYAARHNITVNCVHPGYTATERVTQIFTKEAEEAGIDLDKVIAKRTGDIPLGKLIQPEDIARAVLFFCSPLAEMVTGQCIAVDGGSGESVNY; encoded by the coding sequence ATGGATTTTCAGCTTAAGGACAAGACCGTTCTCGTTACCGGCGGCTCGCGCGGTATCGGCCGTGCGGTGGCGCTGACGCTGGCGGCGCAGGGCGCGCACGTGGCGATCTGCGGGCGCACACGCGAAAGCCTCGATGCCGCGTGCGCCGAGATCGAAGCGCTGGGCGTCAGGGCGTGGGGCTTTCAGGCCGACGTCAGCATCAACGAAGAGGTCGAGAAGCTGGTCGCCGATGCCGCCGCCGCGATGGGCGGGATCGACATACTCGTCAACAATGCGGTGACGTCGGTCAGTGCGCCGTTCGACCAGTTGACGGACAAGGAATTCCGCTATCACATCGACGTCAAGCTGATGGCCTATATCCGTATCGCGCGGCTGGCGCTCGATCACATGATTCCGCGGGGCGGTGGGCGGATCGTCAACATTGGCGGCATGACGGCCCGGATCGTCGCACCGCACCGCATGACCAACGGCGTCACCAATGCCGGCGTCGCCAATTTCACGAAGCAGTTCTCAAGCTACGCGGCCAGGCACAACATCACCGTCAACTGCGTGCATCCCGGCTACACGGCGACCGAGCGGGTTACGCAGATATTTACCAAGGAAGCCGAGGAAGCGGGCATCGACCTGGACAAGGTCATCGCCAAACGCACCGGCGATATACCGCTCGGCAAGCTGATCCAGCCCGAGGACATTGCCCGTGCCGTGCTGTTTTTCTGCTCACCGTTGGCGGAGATGGTGACCGGTCAGTGCATTGCCGTCGACGGCGGGTCGGGCGAGTCGGTGAATTACTGA
- a CDS encoding lysine--tRNA ligase codes for MSDMREFAEKSNAWPFAEARAILKRLNGKTPEKGYVLFETGYGPSGLPHIGTFGEVARTSWVRHAFHQLSDIPTRLFAFSDDMDGLRKVPDNLPNKEILEPHLGKPLTEIPDPFGTHPSFGAHNNARLQAFLDDFGFDYEFVSSTESYKAGRFDAALLKILERYDAVINVILPTLGEERRRTYSPFLPVCPKTGVVLQVPVVETNPAAGTIVYQEDDGAKTEVPVTGGHCKLQWKADWAMRWAALDVDYEMSGKDLIDSVNLSGKICRILDGKPPAGFSYELFLDDNGEKISKSRGNGLTVEEWLRYAPPESLSYFMFQKPKTAKRLYFDVIPRQVDEYARMLEAYEDQEPAKRIDNPAWFIHMGNPPSERAHLSFNILLNLASVCHSEDKAVLWHFISRYRPDASPETAPILDKLVEYAINYYRDFVRPAKSYRKATDDERQALVDLAERLRALPADADAEAIQTEVYEIGKREAFADLKAWFKALYEILLGQSQGPRMGSFFALYGMQESLELIERAARGEDMAA; via the coding sequence ATGAGCGACATGCGCGAGTTTGCCGAAAAGTCCAATGCCTGGCCGTTTGCCGAGGCACGCGCGATCTTGAAACGGCTGAACGGCAAGACGCCTGAAAAAGGCTACGTGCTTTTCGAAACCGGCTACGGTCCGTCCGGCCTGCCGCACATCGGCACCTTCGGCGAGGTTGCGCGCACGTCGTGGGTGCGCCATGCCTTCCACCAGCTCTCCGACATTCCAACGCGCCTGTTCGCGTTTTCCGACGACATGGACGGTCTGCGCAAGGTACCGGACAACCTGCCCAACAAGGAAATCCTGGAACCGCATCTGGGCAAGCCGCTGACGGAAATCCCCGATCCGTTCGGCACGCACCCGAGCTTCGGCGCGCACAACAACGCGCGTCTGCAGGCGTTCCTGGATGACTTCGGTTTCGACTACGAATTCGTCAGCTCGACGGAAAGCTACAAGGCCGGGCGCTTCGATGCGGCGCTGCTTAAAATTCTCGAGCGCTACGACGCGGTCATCAACGTCATCCTGCCGACACTCGGCGAAGAACGCCGCCGCACCTATTCACCGTTCCTGCCGGTATGCCCGAAAACGGGGGTCGTGCTGCAGGTGCCGGTCGTTGAAACCAACCCCGCCGCCGGCACCATCGTGTATCAGGAAGACGACGGCGCGAAGACCGAAGTCCCGGTCACAGGCGGTCATTGCAAGTTGCAGTGGAAAGCCGACTGGGCGATGCGCTGGGCGGCGTTGGACGTTGACTACGAGATGTCGGGCAAGGACCTGATCGACAGCGTCAACCTGTCGGGCAAGATCTGCCGCATTCTCGACGGCAAGCCGCCGGCCGGTTTTTCCTATGAGCTGTTCCTGGACGACAACGGCGAGAAGATTTCAAAATCGCGCGGCAACGGCCTGACCGTCGAGGAATGGCTGCGCTATGCGCCGCCGGAAAGCCTGTCGTATTTCATGTTCCAGAAGCCGAAGACGGCGAAGCGGCTTTATTTCGACGTGATCCCGCGCCAGGTCGACGAATACGCCCGCATGCTGGAAGCTTATGAAGACCAGGAACCGGCGAAACGCATCGACAACCCGGCATGGTTCATCCACATGGGCAACCCGCCCAGTGAACGGGCACATCTGTCGTTCAACATTCTGCTCAACCTCGCCAGCGTTTGTCACAGCGAAGACAAGGCTGTGCTGTGGCATTTCATTTCCCGCTACCGCCCCGACGCCAGCCCTGAAACGGCGCCGATCCTCGACAAGCTGGTCGAGTACGCGATCAATTACTACCGCGATTTCGTGCGCCCGGCGAAGTCCTACCGCAAGGCAACGGATGACGAACGCCAGGCGCTTGTCGACCTCGCCGAACGCCTGCGTGCGCTTCCCGCCGATGCCGACGCCGAAGCGATCCAGACCGAGGTCTACGAAATCGGCAAGCGCGAAGCGTTCGCCGATCTGAAGGCGTGGTTCAAGGCGTTGTATGAAATCCTGCTGGGCCAGAGCCAGGGGCCGCGCATGGGTTCGTTCTTCGCACTCTACGGGATGCAGGAATCCCTTGAGCTGATCGAGCGCGCCGCGCGCGGCGAGGACATGGCGGCCTGA
- a CDS encoding D-2-hydroxyacid dehydrogenase family protein, with amino-acid sequence MKITILDDWFDTIRHLPCFSMVAEHDVTIWNDHVQDDDVLAERLKDTEVLVLIRERTKIRKPLLERLPKLRLISQRSVYPHIDVDDCTRLGIMLCSGQHEGTPSFATVELAWGLILSAMRMIPQQMASLRAGNWMMGVGKSVRGRTLGIYGYGRIGSAVADIGKAFGMNIQAWGSENTLKRAREAGVHVPESRAAFFATSDVISLHVRLYPSTRGCITQDDLAQMKPGAVLINTSRSALIEPNALVEALRAGRPGAAAVDVYDAEPVTDTAHPLLNMDNVICTPHIGYVTEDEYEIQFTDIFGQILAFADGTPINVINTDVKLRG; translated from the coding sequence ATGAAAATCACCATCCTCGACGACTGGTTCGACACCATCCGCCATCTGCCGTGCTTTTCCATGGTCGCCGAACATGACGTGACGATCTGGAACGACCACGTGCAGGACGATGACGTTTTGGCGGAACGGCTCAAGGACACCGAGGTTCTGGTGCTGATCCGTGAACGCACGAAGATCCGCAAGCCGCTGCTGGAACGCCTGCCAAAGCTCCGGCTGATCTCGCAGCGTAGCGTTTATCCGCACATCGACGTCGACGACTGCACGCGGCTCGGCATCATGCTGTGTTCCGGCCAGCACGAAGGCACGCCGTCCTTTGCCACCGTCGAGCTGGCTTGGGGGCTGATCCTGTCGGCGATGCGCATGATCCCGCAGCAGATGGCGTCGCTCAGGGCCGGCAACTGGATGATGGGGGTCGGCAAATCGGTCCGTGGCCGCACCCTCGGCATCTACGGCTATGGCCGCATCGGCTCCGCCGTCGCCGATATCGGCAAAGCCTTCGGCATGAACATCCAGGCGTGGGGCAGCGAGAACACGCTTAAACGCGCCCGCGAAGCCGGTGTGCATGTGCCGGAAAGCCGTGCGGCATTCTTTGCCACCTCGGACGTGATCTCCCTGCATGTGCGGCTCTATCCGTCGACGCGAGGCTGTATCACGCAAGACGATCTGGCACAGATGAAACCGGGCGCGGTGCTGATCAACACCAGCCGTTCGGCGCTGATCGAACCCAATGCGCTGGTCGAAGCGCTCCGCGCGGGCAGACCCGGCGCCGCCGCCGTCGATGTTTATGACGCAGAACCCGTGACCGACACCGCGCATCCGCTGCTCAACATGGATAACGTCATCTGCACGCCGCATATCGGCTATGTGACGGAAGACGAGTACGAAATACAGTTCACCGATATATTCGGGCAGATTCTTGCTTTTGCCGACGGCACCCCGATCAATGTCATCAATACGGATGTGAAGCTGCGCGGGTGA
- a CDS encoding TrkH family potassium uptake protein, with product MLNLRPVLNILGWISLALAGVLCVPALADGLAGNPEWKIFLEVCITTVFIGGSVVYATHSRGGMEIDIRQAFLITSLGWIVVAALSALPFMHVGIGFSDAIFESMSAITTTGSTVLTDLSELPPGILLWRAILQWFGGIGIIAIAILILPLLRVGGMQLFKIESSDTSEEKIFTALRTVVALFTIYAGLTVLCAVLYEVFGMTPFDAATHAMTTLSTGGYSTHDESFAYFKDARLHWIATAFMIAGSVPFMLYIKTVRGNFSALGNDQQVRGFVGFLVLSSLGMAVWLAMERNIDFFEALTLTSFNITSVVTTTGFASDDYTAWGPGAVGMFLVLMFVGGCSGSTSGAIKIYRHQILLLLVRAHIKRLFSPNRVIPLRYNGKPLPPDVPYSVLSFMAVFVATIAGFTVLLSLLGLDIQTAYSASITAVTNVGPGIGDIIGPAGNFASLPVAAKWLLTVAMLAGRLEILALLVAFDPDFWRA from the coding sequence ATGCTCAACCTGCGCCCCGTCCTCAACATTCTCGGCTGGATTTCATTGGCCCTGGCCGGTGTGCTGTGCGTGCCGGCCTTGGCCGACGGTCTCGCCGGCAACCCCGAGTGGAAGATTTTCCTCGAAGTCTGCATCACGACCGTGTTCATCGGCGGCAGCGTCGTCTATGCGACGCATTCGCGGGGCGGCATGGAGATCGACATCCGCCAGGCATTCCTGATCACGTCGCTGGGCTGGATCGTCGTCGCCGCGCTTTCGGCGTTGCCGTTCATGCATGTCGGGATCGGTTTTTCCGATGCCATTTTCGAGTCGATGTCGGCGATCACGACCACGGGATCGACCGTGCTGACCGATTTAAGCGAGTTGCCGCCGGGTATCCTTTTGTGGCGCGCCATCCTGCAATGGTTCGGCGGCATCGGCATCATCGCCATCGCCATCCTGATCCTGCCGTTGCTGCGTGTCGGCGGCATGCAGTTGTTCAAGATCGAAAGCTCGGACACCTCGGAAGAAAAAATCTTCACCGCACTCAGGACCGTGGTCGCGCTGTTTACAATCTACGCCGGACTGACGGTGCTTTGCGCGGTCCTGTACGAGGTTTTCGGCATGACGCCGTTCGATGCCGCGACCCATGCCATGACGACGCTGTCGACCGGCGGTTATTCGACGCATGACGAATCCTTTGCCTATTTCAAGGATGCCCGCCTGCACTGGATCGCCACCGCATTCATGATCGCAGGCTCGGTCCCGTTCATGCTGTACATCAAGACGGTGCGCGGAAATTTTAGCGCCCTCGGCAACGATCAGCAGGTGCGCGGATTCGTCGGGTTTCTGGTGCTCAGCAGCCTGGGCATGGCGGTATGGCTGGCGATGGAACGCAATATCGACTTTTTCGAGGCACTGACCCTGACGTCGTTCAATATCACCTCCGTGGTGACGACCACCGGGTTCGCATCCGATGACTACACCGCCTGGGGGCCGGGCGCCGTCGGCATGTTCCTGGTTTTGATGTTCGTCGGCGGGTGTTCGGGCTCAACGTCGGGCGCGATCAAGATTTACCGCCACCAGATCCTGCTTTTGCTGGTACGCGCCCACATCAAGCGCCTGTTCAGCCCGAACCGCGTGATCCCGCTGCGCTACAACGGCAAACCCCTGCCTCCCGACGTTCCGTATTCCGTGCTGTCGTTTATGGCGGTGTTCGTCGCCACCATCGCCGGGTTTACGGTATTGCTGTCATTACTGGGCCTCGATATTCAGACCGCCTATTCGGCCAGCATCACCGCCGTCACCAACGTCGGCCCGGGCATCGGCGACATCATCGGTCCGGCTGGCAATTTCGCCTCGCTGCCGGTTGCCGCGAAGTGGCTTCTGACCGTCGCCATGCTGGCCGGACGGCTGGAAATACTGGCGCTGCTGGTGGCCTTCGATCCTGATTTCTGGCGCGCATAG
- a CDS encoding RidA family protein encodes MSIERLDSGEILSQATIHNGIAYICGQTATDRSADIKGQTAEVLAKIDDRLTRCGTDKSKMLMVTIYLADMSQKSEMNEVWTAWLGTLARPARACVGTPLATSDTLIEIVVNAAV; translated from the coding sequence ATGAGCATCGAACGTTTGGACAGCGGTGAAATTCTCAGTCAGGCGACAATTCACAACGGCATCGCATATATCTGCGGGCAAACGGCAACCGACAGAAGCGCAGATATCAAGGGGCAGACCGCCGAGGTGCTGGCCAAGATCGATGACCGGCTGACGCGTTGCGGCACCGATAAATCAAAGATGCTGATGGTGACCATCTATCTCGCCGACATGTCGCAAAAATCGGAAATGAACGAAGTCTGGACGGCCTGGCTCGGCACGCTGGCCCGTCCGGCCCGCGCCTGTGTCGGCACGCCGTTGGCGACGTCTGACACGCTGATCGAAATCGTCGTCAACGCCGCCGTCTGA
- a CDS encoding DMT family transporter, which translates to MDTPPVTPKEAASDKVQSALKGIAFMLASTLLAAVMNSAARHVSQTVHPFELVFFRNLFAFAFVLPMLWRVGFGALRTNRPWMHAGRAGLNVVNMMVWFTAISLAPLAEVVALGFTGPIFATILGVLIVKEVVGVRRWSAIIVGFIGTLVVLQPGFDTVQTGHGLALMAAFMWAGVLLIIKSLSRTESSITIVAYMSILMTPLSLIPALFVWVWPTWTELGWLALIGVCGGAAQYLLSQSFHEADISVVMPFDFAKLVWIALIAYIAFAEVPTLTTWIGGAIIFASGLYIARRESIKNREKRRE; encoded by the coding sequence TTGGATACGCCGCCCGTCACGCCTAAAGAGGCCGCCTCGGACAAAGTTCAGAGCGCGCTCAAAGGCATCGCGTTCATGCTTGCTTCGACGCTGTTGGCGGCGGTGATGAATTCTGCGGCGCGGCATGTTTCGCAAACCGTTCATCCCTTCGAGCTGGTTTTCTTTCGAAATCTGTTCGCCTTCGCTTTCGTACTGCCGATGTTGTGGCGGGTCGGTTTCGGCGCGCTGAGGACCAACCGCCCATGGATGCATGCCGGGCGCGCTGGCCTGAATGTCGTCAACATGATGGTCTGGTTCACGGCGATCAGCCTGGCGCCGTTGGCCGAAGTCGTCGCACTTGGATTTACCGGGCCGATATTCGCGACGATCCTGGGCGTGCTGATCGTCAAGGAAGTGGTCGGTGTCCGCCGCTGGTCGGCGATCATCGTCGGCTTTATCGGTACGCTCGTCGTCCTGCAGCCCGGCTTCGATACGGTGCAGACCGGACACGGCCTGGCTTTGATGGCGGCCTTTATGTGGGCAGGAGTTCTGCTGATCATCAAGTCGCTCAGCCGTACCGAAAGCTCCATCACCATCGTCGCCTACATGTCGATCCTGATGACGCCGCTGTCATTGATTCCGGCGTTGTTCGTCTGGGTCTGGCCGACATGGACCGAACTGGGCTGGCTCGCATTGATCGGGGTTTGCGGCGGCGCGGCACAGTACCTGCTGTCGCAATCCTTCCACGAAGCCGACATCAGCGTCGTCATGCCGTTCGATTTCGCCAAGCTGGTGTGGATCGCGCTGATTGCCTATATCGCATTTGCCGAGGTGCCGACGCTGACCACGTGGATCGGCGGTGCGATTATCTTCGCCAGCGGGCTTTACATCGCCCGGCGTGAATCGATTAAGAACCGGGAAAAACGCCGGGAATAG